Proteins encoded together in one Lathyrus oleraceus cultivar Zhongwan6 chromosome 5, CAAS_Psat_ZW6_1.0, whole genome shotgun sequence window:
- the LOC127082266 gene encoding uncharacterized protein LOC127082266, which produces MVSRNMKICLSVSALVLIVVSTITVALIFTVFKVRDPNIVVQLSHFDFISSEISPNITIPVLIIIKNSNYGNFKYVDSFSYITYRDTVVGNVPVPSRLVPARSGINVTTHANFMVGELIQNPSFFVDIQNGSKFSLMSKAELPGKVIVLGFVKMKAMATNECNISVNITSNDVVSSCVSHIKIDH; this is translated from the coding sequence ATGGTGTCTAGGAACATGAAAATCTGTTTGAGTGTATCTGCACTGGTTCTCATTGTTGTCTCAACCATCACTGTAGCCTTAATTTTTACGGTTTTCAAAGTGAGAGATCCAAATATTGTTGTCCAACTTTCACATTTCGATTTCATTTCATCAGAGATATCTCCAAATATAACTATACCCGTTTTGATTATAATAAAGAATTCAAATTATGGGAACTTCAAATATGTTGATTCCTTTAGCTATATCACTTATCGAGATACTGTTGTTGGTAATGTTCCAGTTCCTTCACGACTTGTTCCAGCACGTAGTGGAATCAATGTCACCACTCATGCAAATTTCATGGTTGGTGAATTGATTCAAAACCCTAGTTTTTTTGTTGATATTCAAAATGGGAGCAAATTTTCATTGATGTCAAAAGCTGAACTTCCTGGGAAAGTCATTGTTCTAGGTTTTGTCAAAATGAAGGCTATGGCTACTAATGAATGTAATATCTCTGTTAATATCACTTCCAATGATGTTGTCAGCAGTTGCGTTTCCCATATCAAGATTGATCATTAA